One genomic segment of Sminthopsis crassicaudata isolate SCR6 chromosome 4, ASM4859323v1, whole genome shotgun sequence includes these proteins:
- the ENPP4 gene encoding bis(5'-adenosyl)-triphosphatase ENPP4 isoform X2 translates to MMSTMKLVLTLLFSGIITSCRGNSTYNLMPRLLLVSFDGFRADYLKKYELPHLRNFIEEGVLVEHVKNVFITKTFPNHYSIVTGLYEENHGIVANSMYDKDTDKNFSESKDKDPFWWNEATPIWVTNELEENRTSAAAMWPGTDVAIHNTTPFYFMNYSPSVTFDERLGNITKWLNSSDPLVTFATLYWEEPDASGHKYGPEDKEHMSTVLKEVDNHIGHLIHKLKTLGLWESLNVIITSDHGMTQCSKDKVIKLDACIDRSNYTIIDTTPVAAILPKENQTYVFKKLEHCSSHMKAYLKDDIPGRFHYQHNERIQPILLVADEGWTIVLNESFKCDHGYDNALPSMHPFLAAHGPAFHKGYKHNTINIVDIYPMMCHILGLKPHPNNGTFSNTKCLLADQWCINLPEAIGIVIGALLVLTTLTCLIIIMKNKLTVPRSFSRLQLQEEDDDDPLIG, encoded by the exons ATGATGTCCACAATGAAGTTAGTATTGACACTTCTATTTTCTGGAATTATAACTAGCTGCAGAGGAAATTCTACATATAATTTGATGCCCAGATTACTCTTGGTATCCTTTGATGGCTTCAGAGCTGACTATCTAAAGAAGTATGAACTTCCTCATCTTCGTAATTTTATCGAAGAAGGTGTCTTGGTAGAGCATGTTAAGAACGTTTTTATCACAAAAActtttccaaatcactacagCATAGTGACAGGCCTGTATGAAGAAAACCATGGCATTGTGGCTAACTCAATGTATGATaaagacacagacaaaaattTTTCAGAATCTAAAGACAAAGATCCTTTTTGGTGGAACGAAGCAACTCCAATTTGGGTAACCAATGAACTTGAGGAAAACAGAACAAGTGCAGCTGCTATGTGGCCTGGTACTGATGTGGCTATCCACAATACAACTCCTTTCTATTTTATGAATTATAGTCCTTCGGTAACATTTGATGAGAGATTAGGCAATATTACTAAATGGTTGAACAGCTCAGATCCTTTGGTTACCTTTGCAACACTCTATTGGGAAGAACCAGATGCAAGTGGACACAAATATGGACCAGAAGATAAAGAGCACATGAGTACTGTATTGAAAGAAGTAGACAACCACATTGGCCACCTTATCCATAAACTCAAGACATTGGGATTGTGGGAAAGCCTTAATGTGATCATTACAAGTGATCATGGGATGACTCAGTGTTCTAAGGATAAAGTGATAAAATTGGATGCCTGCATTGATCGCTCAAACTACACTATAATAGACACAACCCCAGTTGCTGCAATACTGCCTAAagaaa atCAAacctatgtttttaaaaagctagaacaTTGCAGTTCTCACATGAAAGCCTATCTTAAAGATGATATTCCTGGAAGATTTCATTATCAGCACAATGAACGAATTCAGCCAATTCTTTTGGTTGCTGATGAAGGCTGGACAATTGTGCTTAATGAATCATTTAAAT gtGACCATGGTTATGATAATGCTTTGCCAAGCATGCATCCATTCCTGGCTGCTCATGGCCCTGCTTTTCACAAAGGCTACAAGCACAACACAATTAACATTGTAGATATTTATCCTATGATGTGTCACATCTTGGGATTAAAACCACATCCAAACAATGGAACCTTTAGTAACACTAAATGTTTATTAGCTGATCAGTGGTGCATAAATCTCCCAGAAGCTATCGGAATAGTGATTGGTGCCCTTCTGGTGTTAACTACTCTGACCTGCCTCATCATTATCATGAAAAACAAACTGACTGTTCCACGGTCATTTTCTCGACTTCAACTacaagaagaagatgatgatgatccTTTGATTGGATAG
- the ENPP4 gene encoding bis(5'-adenosyl)-triphosphatase ENPP4 isoform X1, with protein MMSTMKLVLTLLFSGIITSCRGNSTYNLMPRLLLVSFDGFRADYLKKYELPHLRNFIEEGVLVEHVKNVFITKTFPNHYSIVTGLYEENHGIVANSMYDKDTDKNFSESKDKDPFWWNEATPIWVTNELEENRTSAAAMWPGTDVAIHNTTPFYFMNYSPSVTFDERLGNITKWLNSSDPLVTFATLYWEEPDASGHKYGPEDKEHMSTVLKEVDNHIGHLIHKLKTLGLWESLNVIITSDHGMTQCSKDKVIKLDACIDRSNYTIIDTTPVAAILPKENQTYVFKKLEHCSSHMKAYLKDDIPGRFHYQHNERIQPILLVADEGWTIVLNESFKLGDHGYDNALPSMHPFLAAHGPAFHKGYKHNTINIVDIYPMMCHILGLKPHPNNGTFSNTKCLLADQWCINLPEAIGIVIGALLVLTTLTCLIIIMKNKLTVPRSFSRLQLQEEDDDDPLIG; from the exons ATGATGTCCACAATGAAGTTAGTATTGACACTTCTATTTTCTGGAATTATAACTAGCTGCAGAGGAAATTCTACATATAATTTGATGCCCAGATTACTCTTGGTATCCTTTGATGGCTTCAGAGCTGACTATCTAAAGAAGTATGAACTTCCTCATCTTCGTAATTTTATCGAAGAAGGTGTCTTGGTAGAGCATGTTAAGAACGTTTTTATCACAAAAActtttccaaatcactacagCATAGTGACAGGCCTGTATGAAGAAAACCATGGCATTGTGGCTAACTCAATGTATGATaaagacacagacaaaaattTTTCAGAATCTAAAGACAAAGATCCTTTTTGGTGGAACGAAGCAACTCCAATTTGGGTAACCAATGAACTTGAGGAAAACAGAACAAGTGCAGCTGCTATGTGGCCTGGTACTGATGTGGCTATCCACAATACAACTCCTTTCTATTTTATGAATTATAGTCCTTCGGTAACATTTGATGAGAGATTAGGCAATATTACTAAATGGTTGAACAGCTCAGATCCTTTGGTTACCTTTGCAACACTCTATTGGGAAGAACCAGATGCAAGTGGACACAAATATGGACCAGAAGATAAAGAGCACATGAGTACTGTATTGAAAGAAGTAGACAACCACATTGGCCACCTTATCCATAAACTCAAGACATTGGGATTGTGGGAAAGCCTTAATGTGATCATTACAAGTGATCATGGGATGACTCAGTGTTCTAAGGATAAAGTGATAAAATTGGATGCCTGCATTGATCGCTCAAACTACACTATAATAGACACAACCCCAGTTGCTGCAATACTGCCTAAagaaa atCAAacctatgtttttaaaaagctagaacaTTGCAGTTCTCACATGAAAGCCTATCTTAAAGATGATATTCCTGGAAGATTTCATTATCAGCACAATGAACGAATTCAGCCAATTCTTTTGGTTGCTGATGAAGGCTGGACAATTGTGCTTAATGAATCATTTAAAT taggtGACCATGGTTATGATAATGCTTTGCCAAGCATGCATCCATTCCTGGCTGCTCATGGCCCTGCTTTTCACAAAGGCTACAAGCACAACACAATTAACATTGTAGATATTTATCCTATGATGTGTCACATCTTGGGATTAAAACCACATCCAAACAATGGAACCTTTAGTAACACTAAATGTTTATTAGCTGATCAGTGGTGCATAAATCTCCCAGAAGCTATCGGAATAGTGATTGGTGCCCTTCTGGTGTTAACTACTCTGACCTGCCTCATCATTATCATGAAAAACAAACTGACTGTTCCACGGTCATTTTCTCGACTTCAACTacaagaagaagatgatgatgatccTTTGATTGGATAG